From Theobroma cacao cultivar B97-61/B2 unplaced genomic scaffold, Criollo_cocoa_genome_V2, whole genome shotgun sequence, one genomic window encodes:
- the LOC108663899 gene encoding uncharacterized protein LOC108663899, whose protein sequence is MPPEAVQALAAFFTAIAGQAQAGQALPTVPPSVPSVPPPPLSVPPPVLDVFNSKKFKEARQHGCTSFMGESDAIVAKEVVQMALRVEKLANENRSLRAEVAKRRNLSVFSSQPPKRGKDSSVSRSTTTILVTSFQPPFS, encoded by the coding sequence ATGCCTCCTGAGGCAGTTCAGGCATTGGCAGCCTTCTTTACTGCTATTGCTGGCCAGGCTCAGGCTGGTCAAGCTCTTCCTACAGTTCCTCCAAGTGTTCCTTCAGTACCACCACCCCCACTTTCTGTCCCACCACCAGTGTTGGATGTTTTTAATTCTAAGAAGTTTAAAGAGGCTAGGCAACATGGTTGCACTTCTTTTATGGGTGAATCCGACGCAATCGTAGCTAAAGAGGTGGTGCAAATGGCTTTAAGAGTTGAGAAGCTTGCGAATGAAAATAGGAGTCTGCGAGCTGAAGtagcaaaaaggagaaatttgAGTGTATTTTCTAGTCAGCCACCAAAAAGGGGCAAAGACTCCTCTGTTTCAAGAAGTACTACTACTATTTTAGTAACATCTTTCCAACCTCCATTTTCATAA